One stretch of Thermoanaerobaculia bacterium DNA includes these proteins:
- a CDS encoding CBS domain-containing protein: protein MNVQAIMTPSPFFATRHATISDIAKIMAEEEVGVVPIVDAAHRVLGILTDRDVCKAIATTNCAACEIPAVDLASKPVITCGPGEELESALRTMRHHHIRRLPVVDEDGKLQGILSIDDVVLRSEEAMETTHSTVSFGDAVRTLKAIYGERPPRRQRTVRT, encoded by the coding sequence ATGAACGTCCAGGCCATCATGACCCCCTCTCCCTTTTTCGCGACGCGGCACGCGACGATCAGCGATATCGCGAAGATCATGGCCGAGGAGGAGGTCGGAGTCGTCCCGATCGTCGACGCGGCCCACCGGGTCCTGGGCATCCTGACCGATCGTGACGTCTGCAAGGCGATCGCCACCACGAACTGCGCGGCCTGCGAGATCCCGGCCGTGGATCTCGCGAGCAAACCCGTCATCACGTGCGGACCGGGGGAGGAGCTCGAATCGGCCCTCAGGACGATGCGCCATCATCACATCCGGCGCCTGCCCGTCGTGGACGAGGACGGCAAGCTTCAGGGAATCCTTTCGATCGACGACGTGGTGCTCCGGTCCGAAGAAGCGATGGAGACGACCCATTCGACCGTCTCCTTCGGCGACGCCGTCCGGACGCTCAAGGCGATTTACGGGGAGAGACCGCCCCGCCGGCAGCGTACCGTCCGGACCTAA
- a CDS encoding DUF6311 domain-containing protein — protein MSSPPAVLRRPPLLLLLAAGAFAGVLSFMVAAPAVSMKKGAYGFVAHEDQLNVVANLRYFIWDDWRWPLTRASRLGGPRGAVIAFNDAIPIYAFGLRLARRAITPDFDFIGWWLLACFALQGAAAAWAVRMWGIRRFAPAAAAAILAVSLVSWLAQMIHAALCFQAVILVAVGLVGASSRISAGRLAAAWLLLCGIALAVNAYFFAMTAALAVAALVTLGARGWRKRNAAAAIVALFAAAAVEMAGLGLLTPHAPGQGFSLYSMNLLSPIDPPAESLLGRPGHPIDATGGQYEGLNYLGPGILAIALAALWLRRQEIRAIARRHRFVLLAAAVLTAFALSNRVFLGRRLILLLPSPPAFLGELRAPGRFFWPVAYLALVGGVVAVARRGRRFDALLVGAALLQWVDASGERMRNRSILEDAPPPLVEPVRWEPLIAAHARVLFVPSWDCSTGADRRFVEEAIVAASASRTEVSSFHNGRPSAVDCGRERASLRERGEPDRGTLVVVRGDLEALPLSERWRCASFAGGKACSSEPKAVPLLRAVGSVEKR, from the coding sequence TTGAGCTCCCCGCCGGCGGTGCTCCGCCGACCCCCGCTCCTCCTCCTGCTCGCGGCGGGCGCCTTCGCGGGCGTGCTGAGCTTCATGGTCGCGGCTCCCGCGGTTTCGATGAAGAAGGGCGCGTACGGCTTCGTCGCTCACGAAGACCAGCTCAACGTCGTCGCGAACCTGCGGTATTTCATCTGGGACGACTGGCGCTGGCCGCTCACCCGCGCCTCGCGGCTCGGCGGCCCGCGAGGAGCGGTCATCGCTTTCAACGACGCGATCCCGATCTATGCCTTCGGGCTCCGTCTCGCGCGCCGCGCGATCACGCCGGATTTCGACTTCATCGGATGGTGGCTCCTGGCCTGCTTCGCTCTCCAGGGCGCGGCCGCGGCGTGGGCCGTTCGGATGTGGGGGATCCGCCGGTTCGCGCCGGCCGCCGCCGCGGCGATCCTCGCGGTCAGCCTCGTGTCCTGGCTCGCGCAGATGATCCACGCCGCGCTCTGCTTTCAGGCGGTGATCCTGGTCGCCGTCGGGCTCGTCGGGGCTTCTTCCCGGATTTCCGCGGGCCGGCTCGCGGCGGCGTGGCTGCTTCTCTGCGGGATCGCGCTCGCGGTCAACGCGTATTTCTTCGCGATGACGGCCGCACTCGCGGTCGCGGCGCTCGTCACGCTCGGCGCGCGCGGGTGGCGGAAAAGAAACGCGGCCGCCGCGATCGTCGCCCTGTTCGCCGCCGCCGCGGTCGAGATGGCCGGGCTCGGGCTGCTGACGCCGCATGCTCCCGGCCAGGGGTTCAGCCTCTACTCGATGAACCTCCTGTCGCCGATCGACCCGCCGGCGGAGTCGCTCCTCGGCCGTCCCGGGCATCCGATCGACGCGACGGGAGGGCAGTACGAGGGGCTCAACTACCTCGGGCCCGGAATTCTCGCGATCGCGCTCGCCGCGCTGTGGCTCCGGCGCCAGGAGATCCGCGCGATCGCCCGCCGGCACCGCTTCGTCCTCCTCGCCGCGGCCGTCCTCACCGCGTTCGCGCTGTCCAACCGAGTCTTTCTCGGCAGACGTCTGATCCTCCTGCTGCCGTCCCCGCCCGCGTTCCTGGGGGAGCTCCGGGCGCCGGGGCGCTTCTTCTGGCCGGTCGCGTACCTGGCGCTCGTCGGCGGGGTCGTTGCGGTCGCCAGGCGCGGCCGGCGCTTCGACGCTTTGCTGGTGGGCGCCGCGCTCCTCCAGTGGGTGGACGCATCGGGCGAGCGGATGCGAAATCGGTCCATCCTCGAAGACGCTCCGCCGCCTCTCGTCGAGCCCGTCCGCTGGGAGCCGCTGATCGCCGCGCATGCGCGGGTCCTCTTCGTCCCGAGCTGGGACTGCTCCACCGGCGCCGACCGCCGATTCGTCGAGGAGGCGATCGTCGCCGCCTCGGCCTCACGGACCGAGGTGTCGTCCTTCCACAACGGCCGGCCTTCGGCCGTCGACTGCGGACGGGAGCGGGCGTCGCTTCGCGAGAGGGGAGAGCCGGATCGGGGCACCCTCGTCGTCGTGCGCGGCGACCTCGAGGCCCTTCCCCTGTCGGAGCGGTGGCGATGCGCGAGCTTCGCCGGCGGGAAGGCCTGCTCGTCGGAGCCGAAGGCGGTTCCGTTGCTGAGAGCGGTCGGCAGCGTCGAGAAGCGCTGA
- a CDS encoding amino acid permease produces the protein MNGRHPDGDRSRGLLRVLGRWDMAFFLVGTVIGSGIFLVPSEIAREIHSETFTIGIWVAGGILTMLGVLSIAELGAAIPAPGGIYTYISRAYGRLPGFLCGWAIFTVITSGAIATLAVAFSIYLSGLFPMGAGAGRAISIAAVLLLTGANVLGVRTGAAVQNVLTALKVAGLAGMTIAIFAFAGPAPTASAAPPAPGGSGGLSAIGLAFVAVFWAYEGWHDATFVAGEVRDPQRNFPSGVVIGELAIIALYVAANLAYFRVMSVAEIAASPRVALSAIGKVLGPWGGRALTAAIVCSILGAMNGSILAGPRAYFQMARDGLLPRGLGEVHAHFRTPAAAIALQGVWSSLLILFIGGFSQLFTYVIFGGWLMYALATAAVPILRRKEPELVRPFRVPGYPVVPAVFVVAALGLMANTIAQRPRESLMGLGFIALGAPLYFVLRRPSARG, from the coding sequence ATGAACGGTCGGCATCCGGACGGGGATCGCTCCCGCGGCCTGCTGCGGGTCCTCGGCCGCTGGGACATGGCGTTCTTCCTCGTCGGGACCGTCATCGGTTCGGGGATCTTCCTCGTCCCCTCCGAGATCGCGCGCGAGATCCATTCGGAGACGTTCACGATCGGCATCTGGGTCGCCGGGGGGATCCTCACGATGCTCGGGGTGCTTTCGATCGCCGAGCTCGGCGCGGCGATTCCGGCGCCGGGCGGCATCTACACGTACATCTCACGCGCTTACGGGCGGCTCCCCGGATTCCTCTGCGGCTGGGCGATCTTCACGGTGATCACCTCGGGCGCGATCGCGACGCTCGCCGTCGCGTTCTCGATCTATCTCTCCGGTCTCTTCCCGATGGGGGCCGGCGCCGGGCGCGCGATCTCGATCGCGGCGGTCCTGCTGCTGACGGGGGCCAACGTCCTCGGGGTCCGGACCGGGGCGGCGGTCCAGAACGTCCTGACGGCGCTGAAGGTCGCCGGGCTCGCGGGGATGACGATCGCGATCTTCGCGTTCGCGGGGCCGGCTCCGACGGCGTCGGCGGCGCCGCCGGCGCCCGGCGGATCGGGCGGCTTGTCCGCGATCGGCCTGGCGTTCGTCGCGGTCTTCTGGGCGTACGAGGGGTGGCACGACGCGACGTTCGTCGCGGGCGAGGTGCGCGACCCGCAGCGGAATTTTCCGTCCGGGGTCGTGATCGGGGAGCTCGCGATCATCGCGCTCTACGTGGCGGCGAACCTCGCCTATTTCCGGGTGATGAGCGTCGCCGAGATCGCGGCGTCCCCGCGCGTCGCGCTCTCCGCGATCGGCAAGGTCCTCGGACCGTGGGGCGGCCGGGCCCTGACGGCGGCGATCGTCTGCTCGATCCTTGGCGCGATGAACGGGTCGATCCTCGCGGGCCCGAGGGCGTACTTCCAGATGGCGCGCGACGGCCTGCTGCCGCGCGGGCTCGGGGAGGTCCATGCGCACTTCCGGACGCCGGCGGCCGCGATCGCCCTCCAGGGCGTCTGGTCGAGCCTCCTGATCCTCTTCATCGGCGGCTTTTCGCAGCTCTTCACCTACGTGATCTTCGGCGGATGGCTGATGTACGCGCTCGCGACGGCGGCCGTTCCGATCCTGCGCCGGAAGGAGCCGGAGCTCGTCCGGCCGTTCCGCGTTCCCGGGTACCCCGTCGTGCCGGCGGTGTTCGTCGTCGCCGCCCTGGGCCTCATGGCGAACACGATCGCCCAGCGCCCCCGCGAATCGCTCATGGGTCTCGGATTCATCGCGCTCGGCGCGCCTCTCTATTTCGTGCTGCGGCGGCCTTCGGCGCGCGGCTGA
- a CDS encoding AraC family transcriptional regulator: protein MALPADFADGRLSVPAENGLSPDPAAAPRVLEVLFDGPSVRLGAWRCPVRSREWSDARIQGGDSLAFPRDVPFAIDADGETVVADRNVVLFHSAGVPYRTSHPFGTGDRGLVATLPPGSLADSRDAPPRLHGLRSPHAHVLQEVLFRRAAGSGEPDAVHALLRGLVDEALRSARLAPACSFTRPLRIAIEGVRARLGRDLHAKLGLGELAERAGYSPFHVARMFRRTTGLPLRRYRLRARLFAALPRILEPRSDLMQIGIDLGFSSHSHLTATFRGEFGFSPSELRRLVLNEPLRTIAAVLRSGPAAP from the coding sequence ATGGCGCTGCCGGCTGACTTCGCCGACGGCCGACTTTCGGTGCCCGCGGAAAACGGGCTTTCTCCGGACCCCGCCGCCGCGCCTCGAGTGCTGGAGGTGCTTTTCGACGGTCCCTCGGTTCGGCTGGGCGCGTGGCGATGTCCCGTTCGCAGCCGCGAGTGGTCGGACGCCAGGATCCAGGGCGGCGACAGTCTCGCCTTTCCCCGCGACGTTCCCTTCGCGATCGACGCGGACGGGGAGACCGTCGTCGCCGACCGCAACGTCGTCCTTTTCCACTCGGCGGGCGTTCCGTACCGGACGAGCCATCCTTTCGGAACCGGAGATCGCGGTCTCGTCGCGACGCTCCCTCCCGGTTCCCTCGCGGATTCCCGCGACGCTCCTCCGCGTCTCCATGGGCTGCGGTCGCCGCACGCTCACGTTCTCCAGGAGGTTCTCTTCCGCCGGGCCGCGGGGTCCGGCGAGCCGGATGCCGTGCACGCGCTCTTGCGCGGCCTCGTCGACGAAGCGCTCCGCTCCGCGCGCCTGGCGCCGGCCTGCTCCTTCACGCGCCCGCTGAGAATCGCGATCGAAGGAGTGCGCGCGCGGCTCGGCCGCGATCTCCACGCGAAACTGGGACTGGGCGAGCTCGCGGAAAGGGCGGGATATTCGCCGTTCCACGTCGCGCGAATGTTCCGGCGGACGACGGGGCTCCCGCTCCGGCGGTACCGCCTCCGCGCGCGGCTCTTCGCGGCGCTCCCGCGGATACTGGAGCCGCGATCGGACCTGATGCAGATCGGGATCGACCTCGGCTTCTCGTCGCACAGCCATCTGACGGCCACCTTCCGCGGCGAGTTCGGCTTCTCTCCGTCCGAGCTGAGACGACTCGTCCTGAACGAGCCTCTCCGGACGATCGCTGCCGTCCTGCGGTCCGGGCCCGCCGCGCCTTAG
- the nuoB gene encoding NADH-quinone oxidoreductase subunit NuoB — MLDGLKARLRQGCRTIAIPSGPGSLPARFRGRPVLDASRCRDGCRACAEACPTGAIAVDPLRVDLGACLFCTVCEESCPEGAIAYGPDHRLAARSREDLVVASGEEARLAAALGARMRKLFGRSLKLRQVSAGGCSGCEAELAATGNLVFDLGRFGIQFAASPRHADGIVVTGPVTTNMELALRKTWSAVPDPKIVIAVGACAISGGPFAGAAASHGGVPPDIPVDLYVPGCPPHPLTIIDGLLRLLGRLEDESARKRPA; from the coding sequence TTGCTCGACGGGCTGAAGGCACGCCTGCGCCAGGGATGCCGGACGATCGCGATTCCGAGCGGCCCCGGAAGCCTCCCCGCGCGCTTCCGCGGACGGCCGGTCCTCGACGCGTCCCGATGCCGGGACGGGTGCCGCGCCTGCGCGGAGGCCTGTCCCACCGGAGCGATCGCGGTCGACCCGCTCCGCGTCGACCTCGGCGCCTGCCTCTTCTGCACGGTCTGCGAGGAGTCGTGCCCCGAAGGCGCGATCGCCTACGGGCCCGACCACCGCCTCGCGGCGCGCTCCCGCGAGGACCTCGTCGTCGCTTCGGGAGAAGAAGCGAGGCTCGCGGCGGCCCTCGGCGCGCGCATGCGAAAGCTCTTCGGGCGTTCGCTGAAGCTCCGTCAGGTGTCGGCGGGCGGCTGCAGCGGGTGCGAAGCGGAGCTCGCCGCGACCGGCAACCTCGTCTTCGATCTCGGGCGTTTCGGGATCCAGTTCGCCGCCTCGCCGCGCCACGCCGACGGCATCGTCGTCACGGGTCCGGTGACGACGAACATGGAGCTCGCGCTCCGAAAGACCTGGTCGGCCGTGCCCGACCCGAAGATCGTGATCGCCGTGGGCGCCTGCGCGATCAGCGGAGGACCCTTCGCCGGGGCCGCCGCCTCGCACGGCGGCGTTCCCCCGGACATCCCGGTCGACCTCTACGTTCCCGGATGCCCTCCGCACCCGCTGACGATCATCGACGGGCTTCTCCGGCTGCTCGGGCGGCTCGAGGACGAGAGCGCCCGGAAGCGGCCGGCGTAG